A window of Streptomyces marispadix contains these coding sequences:
- a CDS encoding sugar phosphate isomerase/epimerase family protein: MFTTACQEQLLPGETLQQKWDFAQAAGYGAIELRGKGDFHFRDRLPELRRALADGVVMPTVCVEMRHFLGAFDEELRRDAVAQMKSQLSVIAELGGRGAMTPASYGMFSRRLPPFEPPRSEEEDREVLLAGLTELGEHAAREGVALFLEPLNRYEDHMVNRLGQAVELIRQTGLDSVRVGIDSYHMNIEEADPPAAILEAAPYIGHAQVSDSNRFQPGAGHLDWPAWLGALEAAGYEGELAVECRLTGDPEEAVRSITPFLSRAAA; the protein is encoded by the coding sequence ATGTTCACAACCGCCTGCCAGGAACAGCTACTGCCGGGCGAGACGCTCCAGCAGAAGTGGGACTTCGCCCAAGCCGCGGGCTACGGAGCGATCGAACTGCGAGGAAAGGGCGACTTCCACTTCCGTGACCGGCTGCCGGAACTGCGCCGGGCGCTGGCGGACGGCGTCGTCATGCCGACCGTGTGCGTCGAGATGCGGCACTTCCTCGGGGCGTTCGACGAGGAGCTGCGCCGCGACGCCGTCGCCCAGATGAAGTCGCAGCTCTCCGTCATCGCCGAACTCGGCGGCCGGGGCGCGATGACACCGGCCTCCTACGGGATGTTCTCGCGGCGCCTGCCGCCGTTCGAGCCGCCCCGCAGCGAGGAGGAGGACCGCGAGGTGCTGCTCGCGGGCCTCACCGAGCTGGGCGAGCACGCCGCCCGCGAAGGCGTCGCCCTCTTCCTCGAACCGCTCAACCGCTACGAGGACCACATGGTCAACAGGCTCGGCCAGGCAGTGGAGTTGATACGGCAGACAGGGCTGGACTCCGTCCGCGTGGGCATCGACAGCTACCACATGAACATCGAGGAGGCCGACCCTCCCGCCGCCATCCTCGAAGCCGCCCCGTACATCGGACACGCGCAGGTCAGCGACTCCAACCGCTTCCAGCCGGGCGCGGGCCACCTGGACTGGCCCGCCTGGCTGGGCGCACTGGAAGCGGCGGGCTACGAGGGCGAACTGGCCGTGGAGTGCAGGCTGACCGGCGACCCGGAAGAGGCCGTGCGCTCCATCACGCCGTTCCTCTCACGGGCCGCCGCGTGA
- a CDS encoding ABC transporter substrate-binding protein — translation MRMWTRRWGARKPAAAAVAVTLSAALLAGCASDARSGSERPDGKITVWTLENLPARMAAEKKNVARFEKRTGVDVELVGVDEGQLPQLIMSAAASGNLPDVIGALPLGQAWQMYGNGLLDTETPAAVVKELGEDTFNSNALKLTSDGPARLTVPSDAWVQLLVYRKDLLKKAGLAAPEDYGSTVKAAQKLDRGRMHGISLAADPSDVFTQQSFEYLALANDCQLTHKGKVTLDSPACRRTFATYDELAREHGAPGTQTVDTTRATYFAGRSPMMVWSSFLLDELSGQRADAVPSCPQCKKDKEFLARNSGITTAMKGPDGGKPVQFGEITSWAVTKTAETKASRSFVKYMLSDGYEDWFGMAPEGKIPVREGTSDDPRKYTRAWHSSPLGVEAKVRKPLDSIYPDELLDELSDGISVMRRWGFLQGEGALVGATNGELPVAKVLGSMTSGQTTPGEAAQQSQDEIDALRRSLR, via the coding sequence ATGCGGATGTGGACTCGGCGCTGGGGCGCCAGGAAGCCTGCGGCGGCGGCAGTGGCCGTGACGCTGAGCGCCGCGTTGCTCGCGGGGTGCGCGTCGGACGCCCGGTCGGGCAGTGAACGGCCGGACGGCAAGATCACGGTGTGGACGCTGGAGAATCTCCCGGCGCGCATGGCGGCGGAGAAGAAGAACGTCGCACGCTTCGAGAAGAGGACCGGCGTGGACGTCGAACTCGTCGGCGTCGACGAGGGCCAGCTCCCCCAACTGATCATGTCGGCCGCGGCGTCGGGCAATCTGCCCGACGTCATCGGTGCCCTGCCGCTCGGCCAGGCATGGCAGATGTACGGCAACGGCCTGCTGGACACCGAGACGCCCGCCGCCGTCGTCAAGGAACTCGGCGAGGACACCTTCAACTCCAACGCGCTCAAGCTGACGTCCGACGGCCCGGCCCGGCTGACCGTTCCCTCCGACGCCTGGGTCCAACTCCTCGTCTACCGCAAGGACTTGCTGAAGAAGGCGGGCCTGGCGGCGCCGGAGGACTACGGCAGCACCGTCAAGGCGGCACAGAAGCTCGACCGGGGCCGCATGCACGGCATCTCGCTGGCGGCCGACCCGTCCGACGTCTTCACCCAGCAGAGCTTCGAGTATCTGGCGCTCGCCAACGACTGCCAGTTGACGCACAAGGGCAAGGTGACGCTGGACTCGCCCGCGTGCCGCCGCACCTTCGCCACGTACGACGAGCTCGCCCGCGAACACGGGGCCCCAGGCACCCAGACCGTCGACACCACCCGTGCCACGTACTTCGCGGGCAGGTCGCCGATGATGGTGTGGTCCTCCTTCCTGCTGGACGAGCTTTCCGGGCAGCGTGCGGACGCAGTACCGAGCTGCCCTCAGTGCAAGAAGGACAAGGAGTTCCTCGCGCGCAACAGCGGCATCACCACGGCGATGAAGGGGCCCGACGGCGGAAAGCCGGTGCAGTTCGGGGAGATCACCTCCTGGGCGGTGACGAAGACCGCCGAGACCAAGGCGTCCCGCAGCTTCGTGAAGTACATGCTCAGCGACGGCTACGAGGACTGGTTCGGGATGGCGCCCGAAGGCAAGATCCCCGTGCGGGAGGGCACTTCGGACGATCCCCGCAAGTACACCCGCGCCTGGCACTCCAGCCCGCTGGGCGTCGAGGCGAAGGTGCGCAAGCCGCTGGACTCGATCTACCCGGACGAGCTGCTGGACGAGTTGAGCGACGGCATCAGCGTGATGCGGCGCTGGGGGTTCCTCCAGGGCGAGGGCGCTCTCGTGGGCGCCACCAACGGCGAACTGCCCGTGGCGAAGGTCCTCGGCTCGATGACCAGCGGGCAGACCACGCCAGGGGAGGCGGCGCAGCAGTCGCAGGACGAGATCGACGCACTGCGGCGGTCCCTGCGGTGA
- a CDS encoding carbohydrate ABC transporter permease, whose protein sequence is MSRADQAQVRARVPFSRAQFEERLFGVLRWVVIAFLALATLVPFYYMLLLSVKPIDALLLDPGRLWVSTKEFTLSTYEEVLRPTSEGGQGFLGMLRNSALASVGAVVLTLLAAIPGSYAVSRLRFFGGRHLSALFLAVYLFPATLLAVPLFVMFAKMGLQGSIVGLAIVYIAQTVPVSIYMLRNYFATIPFSIEEAAALDGCSRLQTIRKVVLPLAAPSLMATGLYIFMIAWNEFLFALLFLAATPENWTVSLGLQQLANGIEVSKTVLMAGSVVLTVPVVLLFLAAERLLTEGLTSGADKS, encoded by the coding sequence ATGAGCCGCGCAGACCAGGCCCAAGTCCGCGCCCGAGTCCCCTTCAGCCGCGCCCAGTTCGAGGAACGGCTCTTCGGCGTGCTGCGCTGGGTCGTCATCGCCTTCCTCGCGCTGGCCACGCTGGTGCCCTTCTACTACATGCTGCTGCTGTCGGTGAAACCCATCGACGCGCTCCTGCTCGACCCCGGCCGGCTGTGGGTCTCCACCAAGGAGTTCACGCTCAGCACGTACGAGGAAGTACTCAGGCCCACCTCCGAGGGCGGCCAGGGATTCCTGGGCATGCTCCGCAACTCCGCCCTCGCCTCCGTCGGCGCCGTGGTGCTCACCCTGCTCGCCGCGATCCCCGGCAGCTACGCCGTGAGCCGGCTGCGCTTCTTCGGCGGACGGCACCTCAGCGCGCTCTTCCTCGCCGTCTACCTCTTCCCCGCGACCCTGCTCGCGGTGCCGCTCTTCGTGATGTTCGCGAAGATGGGGCTCCAGGGCAGCATCGTCGGGCTCGCCATCGTCTACATCGCGCAGACCGTGCCCGTCTCCATCTACATGCTGCGCAACTACTTCGCGACGATCCCCTTCTCCATCGAGGAGGCCGCCGCGCTGGACGGCTGTTCGCGGCTCCAGACCATACGCAAGGTCGTACTGCCGCTCGCCGCGCCGTCGTTGATGGCCACCGGCCTCTATATCTTCATGATCGCGTGGAACGAGTTCCTCTTCGCGCTGCTCTTCCTCGCCGCCACACCGGAGAACTGGACCGTCTCCCTCGGCCTCCAGCAACTGGCCAACGGCATCGAGGTGTCCAAGACGGTGCTGATGGCAGGATCGGTGGTGCTGACCGTTCCCGTGGTCCTTCTCTTCCTCGCCGCGGAACGGCTGCTGACAGAGGGCCTGACCAGCGGCGCGGACAAGAGCTGA
- a CDS encoding carbohydrate ABC transporter permease, whose amino-acid sequence MTQPTTTPQDGATRPGDTPGPGPGSGPDAPGGGTPGRRPRRLSAAARENRAGLAFVTPTVVVVTVVVVLPILWTVLLAFQNARLVDIQGMGLLGDWSLENFRAVFGSPGFWTSLWTTLLYTVGSTAGSILLGLVAALALRKPFRGRGLVRGAMLLPYVAPVVAVAFVWEIALSPQFGVVNEWGAKLLGWDDPVAFLSTRSYEVSLFGADFELPLALLTVIAFETWRYFPFAFLFLLARLQAVPDGLEEAAKVDGAAPTQRFRHVLLPQLMPVVALLCVLRFIMEFNKFDDVYLLTGGGSGTDVVAVRVYDFLTARFDVGAAAAQALVLAVILMVLLGLYFTFFGRKVQEES is encoded by the coding sequence ATGACGCAACCCACGACCACTCCACAGGACGGCGCGACGCGCCCCGGCGACACCCCCGGTCCCGGGCCGGGGTCCGGCCCGGACGCCCCGGGCGGCGGCACCCCCGGACGCCGCCCCCGCCGACTCTCCGCCGCCGCACGGGAGAACCGTGCCGGTCTGGCCTTCGTCACCCCCACCGTCGTGGTCGTGACGGTGGTCGTCGTGCTGCCGATCCTGTGGACGGTGCTTCTCGCGTTCCAGAACGCCCGCCTCGTCGACATCCAGGGCATGGGCCTTCTCGGCGACTGGTCGCTGGAGAACTTCCGTGCGGTCTTCGGCTCGCCCGGCTTCTGGACCAGCCTGTGGACCACTCTGCTCTACACAGTCGGCTCCACTGCCGGGTCCATCCTCCTCGGCCTGGTCGCCGCGCTCGCGCTGCGCAAGCCTTTCCGCGGCCGCGGCCTGGTGCGCGGCGCGATGCTGCTGCCCTATGTGGCGCCCGTGGTGGCCGTGGCGTTCGTATGGGAGATCGCGCTGAGCCCGCAGTTCGGCGTCGTCAACGAGTGGGGCGCGAAGCTGCTCGGCTGGGACGACCCGGTCGCCTTCCTCTCCACCCGCAGCTACGAAGTCTCCCTGTTCGGCGCGGACTTCGAGCTGCCGCTGGCCCTGCTGACCGTCATCGCCTTCGAGACCTGGCGCTACTTCCCGTTCGCGTTCCTCTTCCTGCTGGCCCGCCTACAGGCGGTGCCGGACGGCCTGGAGGAGGCCGCGAAGGTCGACGGCGCCGCGCCCACCCAGCGCTTCCGGCACGTGCTGCTGCCGCAGCTCATGCCCGTCGTGGCGCTGCTGTGCGTGCTGCGTTTCATCATGGAGTTCAACAAGTTCGACGACGTGTACCTGCTGACCGGCGGAGGCTCCGGCACCGACGTGGTCGCCGTGCGCGTCTACGACTTCCTCACCGCCCGCTTCGACGTGGGCGCCGCCGCGGCCCAGGCGCTCGTGCTCGCCGTGATCCTCATGGTGCTGCTGGGCCTGTACTTCACGTTCTTCGGCAGGAAGGTCCAGGAGGAGTCATGA
- a CDS encoding zinc-dependent alcohol dehydrogenase, which yields MERVVQFTGPRQVEVAEHERAPLPHGHVRLRTLYSGISAGTELTAYRGTNPYLTRTWDPEARLFREGAPGIEYPVAGWGYSEVGEVVEISPELTDTPGMPQVGDVAWGIWGHRSEGVVPGERLAGHTLPPGLEPLAGAFARVGAIAYNAVLGAGINLGEDVAVFGQGVIGLLTTRLARLSGARVIAVDALDVRLPVARRYGADVTLDARKDVVAERIRESTGGRGADAAIEISGAYPALHEALRSVAVGGRVVASGFYQGDGAGLRLGDEFHHNRAQLICSQIGGVPQELAGRWSVERLQRTFLDLVAEERVDVKSLVSHVVPVDEAADAYELLDRRPAEALQVVLEF from the coding sequence GTGGAGCGAGTTGTCCAGTTCACCGGCCCGCGGCAGGTGGAGGTCGCAGAGCACGAGCGTGCGCCGCTGCCGCACGGCCATGTGCGCCTCCGTACGCTCTACTCGGGCATATCGGCGGGCACGGAGCTGACCGCGTACCGCGGCACCAACCCCTATCTGACCCGCACTTGGGACCCCGAGGCCCGGCTCTTCCGCGAGGGCGCACCCGGCATCGAATATCCGGTGGCGGGCTGGGGCTACTCCGAAGTCGGGGAAGTCGTCGAGATATCACCGGAGTTGACTGACACACCGGGGATGCCGCAGGTCGGCGACGTGGCGTGGGGCATCTGGGGCCACCGCAGCGAGGGCGTCGTGCCGGGCGAGCGGCTGGCCGGGCACACCCTGCCGCCGGGGCTCGAACCGCTCGCCGGCGCCTTCGCCCGCGTCGGCGCCATCGCCTACAACGCCGTGCTCGGCGCGGGCATCAACCTCGGTGAGGACGTCGCGGTGTTCGGGCAGGGCGTCATCGGCCTGCTGACCACTCGTCTCGCACGACTCAGCGGCGCCCGTGTGATCGCCGTCGACGCCCTCGACGTACGGCTGCCCGTCGCACGGCGCTACGGAGCGGACGTCACGCTCGACGCCCGCAAGGACGTAGTCGCCGAGCGCATAAGGGAGTCGACGGGCGGACGCGGCGCGGACGCCGCCATAGAGATCAGCGGCGCCTACCCCGCGCTGCACGAGGCGCTGCGCTCGGTCGCGGTGGGCGGACGGGTCGTGGCCTCCGGCTTCTACCAGGGCGACGGCGCGGGGCTGCGGCTCGGCGACGAATTCCACCACAACAGGGCCCAGTTGATCTGCTCGCAGATCGGGGGCGTACCCCAGGAGCTGGCGGGGCGGTGGAGCGTGGAACGGCTTCAGCGCACTTTCCTGGACCTGGTCGCCGAGGAGCGGGTCGACGTGAAGTCGCTCGTCAGCCACGTCGTCCCCGTGGACGAGGCGGCAGACGCCTATGAACTGCTGGATCGGCGCCCGGCGGAGGCCCTCCAGGTCGTGCTCGAGTTCTGA
- a CDS encoding ROK family protein produces the protein MTGNQASAGHLLRLIRDGSATTRGALQRATGLSRSTVGHRLDQLFAAGWLREGATAPVEGSSGGRPSTRLEFDSEHAVVLAADLGTSHTSAAVVDLAGNVLAERSGEMLIADGPGHVLDTLARWFAALLEQTGTPAARVCGIGLSVPGPVDWESGLVVQPPIMPGWDGYPVREKLQEAWARYVSAEGPAVPVLLDNDANLMAYAEQRAAHRDCSAFLLVKVSTGIGAGVVADGRLYRGIDGGSGDIGHIRLHDCPEALCMCGSYGCLAAVASGRALAAQLTDAGIATDSVSGVRDHLAAGQPDAVRLAREAGRRVGEVLVTVVTLLNPGVLMIAGDLAGTPFLTGVRELLYQRAMPRTTAHLSVVTSRLGERAGLLGAAAIVVEDLYAPDRADARLAALGG, from the coding sequence ATGACCGGGAACCAGGCGAGCGCGGGGCATCTGCTCCGCCTCATCCGTGACGGAAGCGCCACCACACGCGGCGCACTGCAACGGGCCACCGGGCTCTCCCGGTCCACCGTCGGCCACCGCCTCGACCAGCTCTTCGCGGCGGGCTGGCTGCGCGAGGGCGCCACGGCACCCGTCGAGGGCTCCTCGGGCGGACGGCCCTCCACACGGCTGGAGTTCGACTCGGAGCACGCCGTGGTGCTCGCCGCCGACCTCGGTACGAGCCACACCAGCGCGGCCGTCGTGGACCTCGCGGGCAACGTACTGGCCGAGCGCTCCGGCGAGATGCTGATCGCGGACGGCCCAGGCCACGTACTCGACACCCTCGCGCGCTGGTTCGCGGCACTGCTGGAGCAGACCGGCACCCCGGCGGCTCGGGTCTGCGGCATCGGGCTCTCCGTGCCCGGCCCCGTCGACTGGGAGTCGGGCCTGGTCGTACAGCCGCCGATCATGCCGGGCTGGGACGGCTATCCGGTACGGGAGAAACTCCAGGAGGCATGGGCGCGGTACGTCTCCGCCGAGGGGCCCGCCGTGCCCGTACTCCTCGACAACGACGCCAACTTGATGGCCTACGCCGAGCAGCGCGCCGCCCACCGGGACTGCTCCGCCTTCCTGCTGGTGAAGGTCTCCACGGGCATCGGCGCCGGAGTCGTCGCCGACGGCCGCCTCTACCGCGGAATCGACGGCGGGTCCGGCGACATCGGCCACATAAGGCTGCACGACTGCCCCGAGGCGCTGTGCATGTGCGGCTCCTACGGCTGCCTCGCCGCCGTCGCCAGCGGCCGGGCACTGGCCGCACAGCTCACCGACGCCGGGATCGCAACCGACTCCGTGTCCGGCGTACGCGACCATCTCGCGGCCGGTCAGCCCGACGCGGTGCGGCTCGCGAGGGAGGCGGGCCGCAGGGTCGGCGAGGTGCTGGTCACCGTCGTCACACTGCTCAACCCGGGGGTGCTGATGATCGCGGGGGACCTCGCGGGCACTCCGTTCCTCACCGGCGTCCGCGAACTGCTGTACCAGCGGGCGATGCCGCGTACCACCGCCCATCTGAGCGTCGTCACCTCGCGGTTGGGGGAGCGGGCCGGGCTGCTGGGTGCCGCCGCGATCGTCGTCGAGGACCTCTACGCCCCGGACCGGGCGGACGCCCGGCTCGCGGCGCTCGGCGGCTGA
- a CDS encoding MGH1-like glycoside hydrolase domain-containing protein → MSAAPAPAPRTAAVRTGRQGPTGTPAPHRFPGRAERARLRRGAHRVLLGNWTGTSTVPSHGLYPHQWSWDSAFIAIGLRHLSATRAQRELETLLGGQWGDGRIPHIVFNSRVPQDAYFPGPGFWRSSTAGRSRGAGAPLDAETSGIVQPPVHAFAAWLVHCADPDASRRRGFLARVQPRLAAWHRYLADERDLGGGGLAAVVHPWEPGMDNSPCWDGPLSRVEPAPAGSFRRADLTHGAAAERPTDLDYGRYVALAAAYRDHGYRDADAPHPFAVEDPSFNALLIVSEHALAAIARELGGDPAPHRERAAALTDALVRRSWSPQAGQFLCRDLRGELRDQRGELRGDQRVDLRGDLRGDEGTDQAASAGTRREDATRRPSGGPPPGTLIGARSAAGLLPLIAPGLPAHVTAALLRTVTGEHFGLGDSVRLLPSYDLRGPAFDPYRYWRGPAWFNVNWLLEHGLRRCGESERADLLRADVLGAAAASRFAEYLDPYTGEGRGARDFSWTAALALDLLKGPDSGHECEQEVQRAGFTSMSGKEPAPEPRESPGRSEPEEGF, encoded by the coding sequence GTGAGCGCCGCACCCGCGCCCGCTCCCCGCACGGCAGCCGTACGGACCGGGCGGCAGGGACCCACCGGGACGCCCGCACCGCACCGCTTCCCGGGACGGGCCGAACGCGCCCGGCTGCGGCGCGGGGCACACCGTGTGCTGCTGGGCAACTGGACGGGGACCTCGACCGTCCCCTCACACGGTCTGTATCCGCACCAGTGGAGCTGGGACTCGGCGTTCATCGCCATCGGCCTGCGCCATCTCTCCGCGACCCGCGCGCAGCGGGAGCTGGAGACGCTGCTGGGCGGCCAGTGGGGCGACGGGCGCATCCCGCACATCGTCTTCAACTCCCGTGTGCCGCAGGACGCTTACTTTCCCGGGCCCGGCTTCTGGCGCTCGTCCACCGCCGGGCGGTCCCGCGGCGCGGGCGCCCCCCTCGACGCCGAGACCTCCGGGATCGTCCAGCCGCCGGTGCACGCGTTCGCCGCCTGGCTGGTGCACTGCGCCGACCCGGACGCCTCGCGCCGCCGAGGCTTCCTCGCCCGGGTGCAGCCGAGACTCGCGGCATGGCACCGCTATCTCGCCGACGAGCGCGATCTGGGCGGCGGCGGACTGGCCGCGGTGGTGCACCCCTGGGAGCCCGGCATGGACAACAGCCCGTGCTGGGACGGGCCCCTCTCCCGTGTCGAGCCCGCCCCCGCGGGCTCCTTCCGGCGAGCAGACCTCACACACGGCGCCGCCGCCGAACGCCCCACCGACCTCGACTACGGGCGCTACGTGGCGCTCGCCGCCGCCTACCGCGACCACGGCTACCGCGACGCGGACGCGCCGCACCCCTTCGCCGTCGAAGACCCCTCCTTCAACGCCCTGTTGATCGTCTCGGAGCATGCGCTGGCCGCCATCGCCCGCGAACTCGGCGGCGATCCCGCACCGCATCGTGAGCGTGCCGCCGCACTGACCGACGCCCTCGTACGCCGGTCGTGGTCGCCGCAGGCGGGCCAGTTCCTGTGCCGGGATCTGCGCGGGGAACTGCGCGATCAACGCGGGGAACTGCGCGGGGATCAACGCGTCGATTTGCGCGGGGATCTGCGCGGCGACGAGGGAACGGATCAAGCCGCTTCGGCCGGTACACGACGGGAAGACGCCACCCGCCGGCCGTCCGGCGGCCCCCCTCCCGGCACCCTCATCGGCGCACGCAGCGCCGCCGGCCTCCTGCCGCTGATCGCCCCCGGTCTGCCCGCCCACGTCACCGCCGCGCTGCTGCGTACCGTCACGGGTGAGCACTTCGGACTGGGCGACAGCGTGCGTCTGCTTCCCAGCTACGACCTGCGCGGGCCCGCGTTCGACCCGTACCGCTACTGGCGGGGCCCGGCCTGGTTCAACGTCAACTGGCTGCTGGAGCACGGACTGCGGCGCTGCGGGGAGAGCGAACGCGCCGATCTGCTGCGCGCCGACGTGCTCGGCGCGGCAGCCGCCTCACGCTTCGCCGAGTACCTCGACCCGTACACCGGCGAAGGCCGTGGCGCACGCGACTTCAGCTGGACCGCCGCACTCGCGCTGGATCTGCTGAAGGGGCCGGATTCAGGCCATGAGTGCGAACAAGAGGTTCAGCGGGCCGGATTCACGTCAATGAGCGGTAAAGAGCCCGCACCCGAGCCACGTGAGTCACCCGGGCGGTCCGAGCCCGAGGAAGGATTCTGA